In Zhaonella formicivorans, one DNA window encodes the following:
- a CDS encoding NAD(P)/FAD-dependent oxidoreductase → MNYVIIGNSAAAVGAVEGIRKIDQTGKITLISDEPYHTYSRPLISYYLAGKVTEEKMLYRERDFYEKNKVTALLGEKAVAIDPERKTVQLANEKQIPYDKLLIATGGTPFIPPIEGLDKEGIYTFIKLDDVKKIKGVAKKGAKAVIVGAGLIGLKAAESLAKLGVEITIVELANRVLSAILDEEAGQIVQKHLTGQGIKLELNTTVQKIEGGSHVTGVTLKDGRQINCDFVILAIGVKPNTAVVENSPVKVNRGIVVDAYMQTNVPHIYAAGDVAEGYDLVYGQKRVLPILPNAYRQGETAGLNMAGHHVSYTGGFAMNAIEIFGLPMLTSGIIAPQGDSYEVLANIDPEKAAYRKIVLKDNIVSGFILLNKVDRAGILTGLISQQVNVETFKEDLLNDNFGYIHLPEELRKSRMLKGVEA, encoded by the coding sequence ATGAACTACGTAATCATAGGGAATTCGGCTGCTGCTGTCGGGGCGGTTGAAGGCATCAGAAAAATAGATCAGACCGGGAAAATAACCCTTATTTCCGATGAGCCTTATCATACCTATTCCCGGCCTTTAATCTCCTATTACCTGGCCGGAAAAGTTACAGAGGAAAAAATGCTCTATCGGGAAAGAGATTTCTATGAGAAAAATAAGGTTACGGCCTTGTTAGGTGAAAAAGCAGTTGCAATCGATCCGGAAAGGAAGACTGTGCAACTGGCAAACGAAAAACAAATTCCTTACGATAAGCTTTTAATAGCCACAGGGGGAACCCCTTTTATCCCGCCTATAGAGGGGTTGGACAAAGAGGGCATTTATACCTTTATCAAACTTGATGATGTCAAGAAAATCAAAGGGGTTGCAAAAAAAGGCGCAAAAGCGGTTATTGTCGGTGCCGGTTTAATTGGTCTCAAGGCCGCCGAAAGTTTGGCCAAGCTGGGCGTAGAAATAACCATTGTAGAATTGGCGAACAGGGTGCTCAGCGCCATTTTAGATGAAGAAGCAGGCCAAATTGTCCAAAAGCATTTAACCGGTCAAGGAATCAAGCTGGAACTGAATACCACCGTACAAAAAATAGAGGGTGGAAGCCATGTCACAGGTGTAACTTTAAAAGACGGCCGGCAGATAAACTGCGATTTTGTAATTCTTGCCATTGGTGTCAAGCCTAACACTGCAGTGGTTGAAAATTCGCCGGTTAAAGTAAACCGGGGCATAGTAGTTGATGCTTACATGCAGACCAATGTTCCCCATATCTATGCCGCGGGTGACGTTGCTGAAGGGTACGATCTGGTATATGGACAAAAAAGGGTTCTGCCCATCCTGCCCAATGCCTACAGGCAAGGGGAAACGGCAGGGCTGAATATGGCGGGCCATCATGTGAGCTACACCGGCGGTTTTGCCATGAACGCTATTGAGATTTTCGGGCTGCCCATGCTGACCTCAGGAATTATTGCTCCGCAAGGGGATAGCTATGAAGTGTTGGCCAATATTGATCCGGAAAAAGCTGCTTACAGGAAAATAGTGCTAAAGGATAATATAGTGTCCGGCTTTATTCTTTTAAATAAGGTGGACAGGGCAGGTATACTTACCGGCTTGATCAGCCAGCAAGTTAATGTGGAGACATTCAAGGAAGATTTGTTGAATGATAATTTCGGCTATATCCACTTGCCGGAGGAGCTGAGAAAAAGCCGTATGTTGAAGGGAGTGGAGGCTTGA
- the lpdA gene encoding dihydrolipoyl dehydrogenase, giving the protein MSYELIVIGGGPGGYVAAIRAAQLGAKVAVVERDAVGGTCLNRGCIPTKALIASTSTLANIKHAADFGIKVDGFSVDFSQIMARKDAIVKQLIGGINYLFKKNKVDLITGTAKLQGAGKVEVAKADGTTELLETKNIILATGSEPALISALGYNGKTVITSNEALELEAIPESLLVIGGGVIGCEFATIFAELGTQVTIVEAMPSILPLIDQELTRRLTTILKKKGITVRTNAMIKSVSQANDGMVAVLESGEEITAEKVLISIGRTFNTKGLGLEEAGVALGPKGEILVNEYLETNVPGIYAIGDVTNKIQLAHVASSQGIVAVENIFGAKKKAMDYSVVPSCIFTSPEVASVGISSQDAEARGLNVKIGKFPFQASGKALCIGETDGLVKFIADAENDKILGVHILGPHATDLIAEAALAIRMGVTAEQLATTIHAHPTLAETLMEAAEGVHGKTIHA; this is encoded by the coding sequence TTGAGCTACGAGCTAATCGTAATCGGAGGGGGCCCAGGGGGTTATGTTGCTGCTATCAGGGCAGCCCAACTGGGAGCTAAGGTTGCTGTAGTGGAAAGAGATGCGGTGGGCGGAACTTGTCTTAACAGGGGATGCATACCTACTAAAGCTTTAATAGCCAGTACGTCTACCTTGGCCAATATAAAACATGCCGCCGATTTTGGCATTAAGGTTGATGGTTTTAGTGTGGATTTCAGCCAAATTATGGCCAGAAAAGATGCTATAGTTAAGCAGTTGATTGGCGGTATAAATTACTTATTTAAAAAGAATAAAGTTGACTTAATTACCGGTACTGCTAAACTTCAAGGAGCCGGTAAAGTAGAAGTTGCCAAAGCTGATGGTACTACTGAACTTTTGGAGACGAAAAACATTATTTTGGCAACCGGCTCCGAGCCGGCTTTGATCTCCGCTTTGGGGTATAATGGGAAAACTGTAATCACCAGCAATGAGGCTCTGGAATTAGAGGCGATTCCCGAGAGTTTACTGGTAATTGGCGGAGGGGTAATAGGCTGTGAATTTGCCACCATTTTTGCCGAGCTGGGAACCCAAGTGACCATTGTTGAAGCTATGCCTTCTATTTTACCTTTGATCGACCAGGAGTTAACCCGAAGGTTAACAACTATTCTTAAGAAAAAAGGCATAACTGTTAGGACCAACGCCATGATTAAATCGGTGAGCCAAGCAAATGACGGCATGGTGGCTGTGCTTGAAAGTGGTGAGGAAATCACTGCGGAAAAAGTGTTAATTTCAATTGGCAGGACTTTCAATACCAAAGGCTTAGGTTTGGAGGAAGCAGGGGTTGCTCTAGGGCCCAAAGGTGAAATCCTGGTCAATGAATACTTAGAAACTAATGTTCCTGGGATTTACGCTATAGGGGATGTAACCAACAAAATTCAGCTTGCCCATGTAGCCAGTTCCCAGGGTATAGTTGCAGTGGAAAATATTTTTGGCGCAAAGAAAAAAGCTATGGACTACTCTGTGGTCCCAAGCTGTATTTTTACATCACCGGAAGTTGCCAGCGTAGGTATTTCCAGCCAGGATGCGGAAGCCCGGGGCTTAAATGTTAAGATAGGTAAATTTCCTTTCCAAGCCAGTGGCAAGGCCCTATGTATCGGTGAAACCGATGGTTTGGTTAAATTTATTGCCGATGCTGAGAACGACAAAATTTTAGGTGTCCATATTTTAGGGCCTCATGCTACGGACCTTATTGCCGAAGCGGCTCTGGCTATTCGCATGGGGGTCACGGCGGAACAATTAGCAACAACAATCCATGCCCATCCCACATTGGCTGAAACTTTAATGGAAGCTGCAGAAGGAGTTCATGGAAAGACTATACATGCCTAA
- the lipA gene encoding lipoyl synthase, with protein sequence MPSRFPAWMKRKLPASANIAATKEILEKLGLNTVCQSAICPNMGECFANKTATFMILGNVCTRNCRFCAVEGGHPAVVNPQEAENVAEAAKQLGLRHVVVTSVTRDDLPDGGAGHFAATITAIRKKLPKAVIEVLTPDFKGDETAIKTVTEAKPHIFNHNIETVPRLYPSVRPRADYRRSLNLLDRVKHYGPGIFTKSGLMVGLGESNEEVLQTLQDLRSVGCDIVTIGQYLQPSRRHLEVHEYVSPETFAEYKAIGESLGFKYVASAPFVRSSFNAREFSELYMMQSS encoded by the coding sequence ATGCCGTCTAGATTCCCTGCGTGGATGAAACGAAAACTGCCTGCGTCAGCCAATATAGCCGCAACGAAAGAGATACTGGAGAAGCTGGGGCTCAACACTGTCTGTCAGAGTGCTATCTGTCCCAATATGGGCGAGTGTTTTGCCAATAAGACTGCTACTTTCATGATCCTTGGCAACGTTTGTACCAGAAACTGTCGTTTTTGTGCCGTGGAGGGAGGACATCCGGCAGTTGTCAACCCCCAGGAAGCTGAAAATGTGGCTGAAGCGGCTAAGCAGCTGGGCCTGAGACATGTAGTAGTAACTTCTGTAACCAGGGACGATCTGCCCGACGGAGGTGCAGGGCATTTTGCGGCTACGATTACTGCTATCCGGAAAAAACTGCCTAAAGCGGTCATAGAAGTGTTGACCCCTGATTTCAAAGGCGATGAGACTGCAATTAAAACAGTTACAGAAGCAAAGCCCCATATTTTTAATCATAATATTGAAACAGTCCCAAGGCTTTACCCGTCAGTTCGTCCGCGGGCGGACTACCGGCGCAGTTTGAATTTGCTGGACAGAGTAAAACATTATGGTCCTGGCATTTTCACTAAATCAGGACTTATGGTTGGGTTGGGTGAGAGCAATGAGGAAGTCTTGCAGACATTACAAGATCTACGGTCTGTTGGCTGTGATATAGTCACTATCGGCCAATACCTCCAACCGTCTCGCCGGCATTTAGAAGTACATGAATATGTCTCCCCGGAAACTTTTGCTGAGTATAAGGCTATTGGCGAAAGTTTAGGTTTTAAATATGTAGCTTCGGCTCCCTTTGTGCGTAGCTCTTTTAATGCCAGGGAGTTTTCGGAACTTTATATGATGCAAAGCTCGTAA